From Phragmites australis chromosome 5, lpPhrAust1.1, whole genome shotgun sequence, a single genomic window includes:
- the LOC133919946 gene encoding large ribosomal subunit protein eL33w-like produces MVKGRTGQRVRLYVRGTILGYKRSKSNQYENTSLVQIEGVNTKEDVAWYCGKRMAYIYKAKTKSSGTHYRCIWGKVTRPHGNSGIVRAKFKSNLPPESMGRKVRVFMYPSSI; encoded by the exons ATGGTGAAGGGGCGCACGGGGCAGCGCGTGAGGCTCTACGTCCGGGGTACCATCCTCGGATACAAGAg GTCGAAGTCGAACCAGTACGAGAACACGTCGCTGGTGCAGATCGAGGGGGTGAACACCAAGGAGGACGTGGCGTGGTACTGCGGCAAGCGGATGGCCTACATCTACAAggccaagaccaagagcagCGGCACGCACTACCGCTGCATCTGGGGCAAGGTCACCCGCCCACACGGCAACTCCGGTATCGTCCGCGCCAAGTTCAAGTCCAACCTGCCGCCGGAATCCATG GGGCGCAAGGTCAGAGTCTTCATGTACCCAAGCAGCATCTAA
- the LOC133919948 gene encoding anaphase-promoting complex subunit 4 isoform X1 codes for MAEEQMEEASTATPFQLQFDKPIPFQIKMAEWNPEKDLLAMVTDDSKILLHRFNWQRLWTISPGKCITSICWSPDGKIIALGTEDGLVLLHDVENGKMLRTIKSHDVAIVCLNWAEDDPLSRTDNDDVLSYEDRTTRFFPPAPVMPRTGGLSSGDTGLADENEEAIQEYSSASCQRFNILCSGGKDGCICFSIFGIFLVGKININKIPIHVQSSGKSSYQFRDASISKVSLSRNLHKLVLLCSGKLIDTDNLSRSNSISVGLHCLHLDSSIFFNRKNELHQVSQQASSIQDLVEVVRASISLMSKQWSSAMNLFHEKFSALPSLIVAHGVESSSEDEFLSLLFGTRTSPALHQFLASSLGEAGLKRIAKAVDGAGREIRGVVSEHLQPAVETISFRLAELRGLARWRSRFQNIGLDEKLIDGVTESIGMLVVQVERFSRVAATVLYLFQNFFTWVLKCVKILLTEPTDQVPAANSELVVIFLKFLLDKDPIKQLLEADERFECDIDTTRHVEELVVFGGFTDTQFLERSLVKQLNELEESLKEAFLMPFTTISSQIHCQGLLPLYPVTSSVTLSSTCVLTSLSFYKQDENSQHDESSYSLTDYLCFKIPDGSLNKRNCIGVIKDFCDSCTALSMPSPSGFLLRIPDEYECVDLSLYKDNQVVLLLSERSCCDGPGRSWMLLLQIDNFSFTPLSRTYPANIYSLQELVELDLQLDTDCGKVRSIPHTVSTPLAVSASRGVACVFSSRRHALVYILDEDEDEDGDEVSDME; via the exons ATGGCGGAGGAGCAGATGGAGGAGGCGTCGACGGCCACGCCGTTCCAGCTCCAGTTCGACAAGCCCATCCCCTTCCAG ATAAAAATGGCAGAGTGGAATCCAGAGAAGGATCTTCTTGCTATGGTTACTGATGACTCCAAGATTCTCCTCCATCGCTTCAATTGGCAACGGCTGTGGACAATCTCTCCAG GGAAGTGCATCACATCTATTTGCTGGAGCCCTGATGGTAAAATAATAGCACTTGGCACAGAAGATGGTTTGGTTCTTTTGCATGACGTTGAG AACGGGAAGATGCTAAGAACTATAAAATCCCATGATGTTGCCATCGTATGTTTGAATTGGGCAGAAGATGATCCACTATCAAGG ACTGACAACGATGATGTGTTATCCTATGAAGACCGCACCACACGTTTCTTTCCTCCTGCTCCTGTGATGCCTAGGACAGGTGGACTAAGTTCTGGAGATACTGGTCTTGCCGATGAGAATGAAGAAGCCATTCAGGAATATTCTAGTGCTTCCTGTCAGCGTTTTAACATCCTCTGTAGTGGTGGGAAAGATGGTTGCATTTGCTTCAGTATTTTTGGAATATTTCTGGTTGGAAAGATA AACATAAATAAGATTCCAATCCATGTTCAATCCTCTGGAAAAAGTAGTTACCAATTCCGGGATGCTTCAATAAGCAAG GTCTCTTTATCAAGAAACCTCCACAAATTGGTTCTTCTGTGCTCCGGAAAGCTGATTGACACTGACAACCTTTCTCGCAGCAACAGCATTTCTGTTGGGTTACATTGTCTCCACCTGGATTCTTCTATCTTTTTCAACAG GAAAAATGAGCTGCATCAGGTGTCCCAACAAGCGTCAAGTATTCAAGATCTGGTCGAAGTTGTCCGTGCTTCAATATCTTTGATGTCGAAACAATGGTCAAGTGCTATGAACTTATTTCATGAGAAATTTAGTGCTTTGCCCTCTCTGATAGTTGCACATG GAGTGGAATCTAGCTCTGAGGATGAGTTTCTGAGCCTTTTGTTTGGGACACGTACAAGTCCAGCACTTCACCAATTCTTAGCCAGTTCACTTGGTGAAGCG GGTCTCAAGAGGATAGCCAAGGCTGTAGACGGTGCTGGAAGAGAAATTCGTGGTGTTGTCAGCGAGCATCTTCAG CCTGCAGTTGAAACTATTTCATTTAGACTCGCAGAACTAAGAGGCCTTGCAAGATGGCGTTCACGATTTCAGAACATTGGGTTAGATGAAAAGCTTATTGATGGTGTAACTGAGAGTATAGGGATGCTAGTTGTTCAAGTTGAGCGCTTTTCAAGGGTTGCGGCTACCGTTCTTTATCTG TTTCAAAATTTCTTCACCTGGGTTTTGAAGTGTGTTAAGATATTATTAACTGAACCAACCGATCAAGTTCCAGCAGCAAACAG TGAACTTGTGGTGatttttttgaagtttcttcttgataagGATCCAATCAAACAGCTACTTGAAGCAGATGAGAGATTTGAGTGTGATAT AGATACTACAAGACATGTTGAGGAGCTAGTAGTTTTTGGAGGATTTACAGACACCCAATTTCTGGAAAGGAGTTTGGTAAAACAACTTAATGAATTGGAAGAGAG CTTGAAGGAGGCTTTCTTGATGCCATTTACCACTATTTCGTCACAAATACACTGTCAAGGATTACTTCCGCTTTATCCTGTTACATCATCAGTTACCTTGTCATCAACCTGTGTGCTGACATCGCTATCATTCTATAAG CAGGATGAAAATTCACAGCATGATGAGTCCTCATATAGCTTGACTGACTACTTATGCTTCAAGATACCTGATGGATCATTAAATAAAAGAAATTGTATTGGTGTCATAAAGGACTTCTGTGACTCTTGTACTGCCTTAAGCATGCCATCACCTTCAGGTTTTCTGTTGCGTATACCTGATGAATATGAGTGTGTTGACCTGTCTCTTTATAAG GACAACCAAGTAGTTCTACTACTTAGTGAAAGGTCCTGTTGTGATGGTCCTGGAAGATCTtggatgctgctgctgcagatAGATAACTTTTCTTTTACACCACTCTCGAGAACATACCCTGCAAATATTTACAGTCTGCAAGAACTGGTG GAACTGGATCTCCAGTTGGACACAGATTGCGGGAAAGTTCGTAGCATACCTCATACCGTATCTACTCCACTGGCAGTCAGTG CCTCAAGAGGGGTTGCTTGTGTCTTTTCATCTCGGCGACATGCCTTGGTTTACATccttgatgaggatgaggatgaggacggGGATGAAGTTTCTGATATGGAGTGA
- the LOC133919948 gene encoding anaphase-promoting complex subunit 4 isoform X2, protein MAEEQMEEASTATPFQLQFDKPIPFQIKMAEWNPEKDLLAMVTDDSKILLHRFNWQRLWTISPGKCITSICWSPDGKIIALGTEDGLVLLHDVENGKMLRTIKSHDVAIVCLNWAEDDPLSRTDNDDVLSYEDRTTRFFPPAPVMPRTGGLSSGDTGLADENEEAIQEYSSASCQRFNILCSGGKDGCICFSIFGIFLVGKININKIPIHVQSSGKSSYQFRDASISKVSLSRNLHKLVLLCSGKLIDTDNLSRSNSISVGLHCLHLDSSIFFNRKNELHQVSQQASSIQDLVEVVRASISLMSKQWSSAMNLFHEKFSALPSLIVAHGVESSSEDEFLSLLFGTRTSPALHQFLASSLGEAGLKRIAKAVDGAGREIRGVVSEHLQPAVETISFRLAELRGLARWRSRFQNIGLDEKLIDGVTESIGMLVVQVERFSRVAATVLYLFQNFFTWVLKCVKILLTEPTDQVPAANSELVVIFLKFLLDKDPIKQLLEADERFECDIDTTRHVEELVVFGGFTDTQFLERSLVKQLNELEESLKEAFLMPFTTISSQIHCQGLLPLYPVTSSVTLSSTCVLTSLSFYKDENSQHDESSYSLTDYLCFKIPDGSLNKRNCIGVIKDFCDSCTALSMPSPSGFLLRIPDEYECVDLSLYKDNQVVLLLSERSCCDGPGRSWMLLLQIDNFSFTPLSRTYPANIYSLQELVELDLQLDTDCGKVRSIPHTVSTPLAVSASRGVACVFSSRRHALVYILDEDEDEDGDEVSDME, encoded by the exons ATGGCGGAGGAGCAGATGGAGGAGGCGTCGACGGCCACGCCGTTCCAGCTCCAGTTCGACAAGCCCATCCCCTTCCAG ATAAAAATGGCAGAGTGGAATCCAGAGAAGGATCTTCTTGCTATGGTTACTGATGACTCCAAGATTCTCCTCCATCGCTTCAATTGGCAACGGCTGTGGACAATCTCTCCAG GGAAGTGCATCACATCTATTTGCTGGAGCCCTGATGGTAAAATAATAGCACTTGGCACAGAAGATGGTTTGGTTCTTTTGCATGACGTTGAG AACGGGAAGATGCTAAGAACTATAAAATCCCATGATGTTGCCATCGTATGTTTGAATTGGGCAGAAGATGATCCACTATCAAGG ACTGACAACGATGATGTGTTATCCTATGAAGACCGCACCACACGTTTCTTTCCTCCTGCTCCTGTGATGCCTAGGACAGGTGGACTAAGTTCTGGAGATACTGGTCTTGCCGATGAGAATGAAGAAGCCATTCAGGAATATTCTAGTGCTTCCTGTCAGCGTTTTAACATCCTCTGTAGTGGTGGGAAAGATGGTTGCATTTGCTTCAGTATTTTTGGAATATTTCTGGTTGGAAAGATA AACATAAATAAGATTCCAATCCATGTTCAATCCTCTGGAAAAAGTAGTTACCAATTCCGGGATGCTTCAATAAGCAAG GTCTCTTTATCAAGAAACCTCCACAAATTGGTTCTTCTGTGCTCCGGAAAGCTGATTGACACTGACAACCTTTCTCGCAGCAACAGCATTTCTGTTGGGTTACATTGTCTCCACCTGGATTCTTCTATCTTTTTCAACAG GAAAAATGAGCTGCATCAGGTGTCCCAACAAGCGTCAAGTATTCAAGATCTGGTCGAAGTTGTCCGTGCTTCAATATCTTTGATGTCGAAACAATGGTCAAGTGCTATGAACTTATTTCATGAGAAATTTAGTGCTTTGCCCTCTCTGATAGTTGCACATG GAGTGGAATCTAGCTCTGAGGATGAGTTTCTGAGCCTTTTGTTTGGGACACGTACAAGTCCAGCACTTCACCAATTCTTAGCCAGTTCACTTGGTGAAGCG GGTCTCAAGAGGATAGCCAAGGCTGTAGACGGTGCTGGAAGAGAAATTCGTGGTGTTGTCAGCGAGCATCTTCAG CCTGCAGTTGAAACTATTTCATTTAGACTCGCAGAACTAAGAGGCCTTGCAAGATGGCGTTCACGATTTCAGAACATTGGGTTAGATGAAAAGCTTATTGATGGTGTAACTGAGAGTATAGGGATGCTAGTTGTTCAAGTTGAGCGCTTTTCAAGGGTTGCGGCTACCGTTCTTTATCTG TTTCAAAATTTCTTCACCTGGGTTTTGAAGTGTGTTAAGATATTATTAACTGAACCAACCGATCAAGTTCCAGCAGCAAACAG TGAACTTGTGGTGatttttttgaagtttcttcttgataagGATCCAATCAAACAGCTACTTGAAGCAGATGAGAGATTTGAGTGTGATAT AGATACTACAAGACATGTTGAGGAGCTAGTAGTTTTTGGAGGATTTACAGACACCCAATTTCTGGAAAGGAGTTTGGTAAAACAACTTAATGAATTGGAAGAGAG CTTGAAGGAGGCTTTCTTGATGCCATTTACCACTATTTCGTCACAAATACACTGTCAAGGATTACTTCCGCTTTATCCTGTTACATCATCAGTTACCTTGTCATCAACCTGTGTGCTGACATCGCTATCATTCTATAAG GATGAAAATTCACAGCATGATGAGTCCTCATATAGCTTGACTGACTACTTATGCTTCAAGATACCTGATGGATCATTAAATAAAAGAAATTGTATTGGTGTCATAAAGGACTTCTGTGACTCTTGTACTGCCTTAAGCATGCCATCACCTTCAGGTTTTCTGTTGCGTATACCTGATGAATATGAGTGTGTTGACCTGTCTCTTTATAAG GACAACCAAGTAGTTCTACTACTTAGTGAAAGGTCCTGTTGTGATGGTCCTGGAAGATCTtggatgctgctgctgcagatAGATAACTTTTCTTTTACACCACTCTCGAGAACATACCCTGCAAATATTTACAGTCTGCAAGAACTGGTG GAACTGGATCTCCAGTTGGACACAGATTGCGGGAAAGTTCGTAGCATACCTCATACCGTATCTACTCCACTGGCAGTCAGTG CCTCAAGAGGGGTTGCTTGTGTCTTTTCATCTCGGCGACATGCCTTGGTTTACATccttgatgaggatgaggatgaggacggGGATGAAGTTTCTGATATGGAGTGA